One Capricornis sumatraensis isolate serow.1 chromosome 8, serow.2, whole genome shotgun sequence genomic region harbors:
- the SDF2 gene encoding stromal cell-derived factor 2 — MAVVSLLLFGGLWSAVGSSNLAVVTCGSVVKLLNTRHNVRLHSHDVRYGSGSGQQSVTGVTSVDDSNSYWRIRGKTATVCERGTPIRCGQPIRLTHVNTGRNLHSHHFTSPLSGNQEVSAFGEEGEGDYLDDWTVLCNGPYWVRDSEVRFKHSSTEVLLSVTGEQYGRPISGQKEVHGMAQPSQNNYWKAMEGIFMKPSELLKAEGHHTEL, encoded by the exons ATGGCTGTGGTGTCGCTGCTGTTGTTCGGGGGCTTGTGGAGTGCTGTGGGATCGTCCAATCTGGCTGTCGTTACGTGCGGTTCTGTGGTGAAGCTGCTCAATACGCGCCACAACGTGCGACTGCACTCACACGACGTGCGCTACGGGTCAG GTAGTGGGCAGCAGTCGGTGACAGGTGTAACCTCTGTGGATGACAGCAACAGTTACTGGAGGATACGAGGGAAGACAGCCACAGTGTGTGAGAGGGGAACTCCCATCAGATGCGGTCAGCCTATCCGGCTGACACACGTCAACACTGGCCGAAACCTCCATAGTCACCATTTCACCTCACCTCTTTCTGGAAACCAG GAAGTGAGTGCTTTTGGTGAGGAAGGTGAAGGCGATTATCTGGATGACTGGACAGTGCTCTGTAATGGGCCCTACTGGGTGAGGGACAGTGAGGTGCGGTTCAAGCATTCTTCCACTGAGGTTCTGCTGTCTGTCACAGGAGAACAATATGGTCGACCCATCAGTGGGCAAAAAGAGGTGCATGGCATGGCCCAGCCAAGCCAGAACAACTACTGGAAGGCCATGGAAGGCATCTTCATGAAGCCCAGTGAGTTGCTGAAGGCGGAAGGCCACCACACAGAGCTCTGA